The Papaver somniferum cultivar HN1 chromosome 6, ASM357369v1, whole genome shotgun sequence genome segment ATCTATGACCGGGCTAATCaggttttttttaaattctatttTTTCTCGATGTAATTGATAGTTAGTTTGGGATGTAATTAGGAAAATAACACTTTTTGTGTATGTAAACGGACAATGGACATTGGACGCTTGATGATCGTTCGATCCATTTTCTCATCATGTGATGATCATtcgatttatttttttgattatcaTGATGGAATTGTGATTTGATATATTATTGGCATGTTAGGAGATTTTCCAGATTTTGTTATGCAAAAAGATTTTTCAAGatttagttattttatttctAGAAAAAACATTATTCTATTagttaaaattcaatattttattactaaaaaaaaagtaaactgtggggccagaatcaaccagaaactAGAATTCAGAATTAATGTGGAGCTCCGGTGAATGAGGAAGCTCTAAAAAACTATGATATTATATAGAGAATTTGAAATGCCTTGTGGGGGACATGCTTAAGATTTTATTGGGCCGGCCGACCGGAAGGCCCGAAGGGCCCGTAGGGAGGGAGGCCTTTTTGTGgacacttttttgtaaaatgaagcatAACATATATttgcaatttgataaaaagattggaaatggttCGATGGTAGTCTTTGGGACTTGAAAAAAAACCAAAGATGcccctcccttttagtccaattactataactccttaTGTACCCTATTTTTGAAAGGGTATGATTGACAAGTAAACTAGAATATTACATACTTAAAAATCCGTGTCttagaattttataaattttatctcgttggaaaggtttTATAAAAATTTACACAATGAGTATAAACAACAATATCGAATTTAAagcttttacgaaaaattcggaggtgtttatcCAGTTAGgcacaatttttaaaaattgaatacataaccattatgtaaACCACCATAAAGAATCCGGGATTGTTTATCGATTTAGGCACAATTTTTAAAATTAAATACATAGCCATTATATAAACCACCATAAAGGATGCAGAACACATTATGCAATCGTATTTTGGTAtgtgcatcaactaatttttccTTGCAACTAATAAAATGACGTAATCCctacttttcaaaaaaaaaaaatgtacttTCACATTTTCTATTTAACATATTTGCCTTCTCTTCGACCTTTCCCACTGTGGGTGTTCTggtatgtaattttttttcttggtttcgctctttctttctttcaagTTGGTGGGGCCATATTCTGGCTTCtattgagttttggaataaaatTTTACTATTGAGCAAATGAAAATTCATAATTGGATTGATAAAAGAGACTAGACGCACTGATACTCGTcttgcaagaaaaaaaaaatcacaattgGATTGATAAAAGAGACTAGACCGTATCGATACTCGTCTTGCGAGTACAATGAGATAAAAGAAAGCCCGAAATCTAAACCTCAAAATCAGTCCTTATTTCTTACATCTAGATTTCAGTTGTATCAATCTTGTATATACTATATAAAACATCAGTTGGGATACATTTCAGAAAATTAATATTTTGACCAACAATTTGAGACTCTAGGGGTCCCCAGAATCTCAACCTTCGACACTGAGATGATTGTTCCACTCCATTATATAGACCTTTTCTTGTGTATAATCATCTCCATCAGAATTAAGAATCCAACTTCTGTACACTGGGATGCGAAATTCAGATGGGAAGTAAAGTGGTATCCCTGTAATTTGGGCCCTAACTATCAACCAATCCCTTCTATATGAGGTGAAAAAAGAAGGAATAACAAACCCATTTACAATACTTTCGAACCCTAAGCTTCTAACGATAATCTGCCGATACAACAAACATTTCTCACACTCAGCCAAAACATACCAGTAGTATGGTCATCCAACTCTACCTCACCTCCGATCGGAATTCTCATGGAAGCTCGGCTTTTGATAACAGAAACCGACCCAGTAGCTGGAGAGATCTCCTCACTGAACTTGCAAAGATCTTTAGATAGGGATCATGCGGGGAAGTCATAAATTTACTAACTTCATAATATCCCATTTAAAACCCGCTGGTAATAATCATACTGTCTCGTCCGCCATGCGTCTAAGCTGCTACTAATCAGAGACAGAACCAACGAGACACATTGCTGCTTAAAATCATTAAATGCACATGTTAGACACCTAACCAGAATATTGTAATGCTGCATAAATTAACTTTTCATTTGAAACAAGTAAAACTTAAAACCTTTTGACTGGAACCAAGAGGTGTAGAAATTATGAGGACATACTTGAGTTGACATGACAAACACAGAAAGGTATGGGGAAACTTACCTCTTCCGTCAAACTTAGATGGAAGCGCTTCCGTAGATTTTGTATTGTCCGCGGACCACCCTTAAAGCATGGGTAACCAGAATCCTGAATTCAACATTATATTGTAAAGCCGCATGGAGTGGAGTTTTCAACAACCAAAAGAACATTATTGTCCCAACAGTTTTTTATATTGTCGCCTACATGCACGGTGTTATCGCATGATAAATCTGTGTGCTCCTTCAGGGTTGTTGGGGAGGCTTCTTCACTAGGTATACCTCCCTATGACAATACTAAAGACGTTTTCTCGAAATGCCTATATACTTGCTGAAACGAGCTTTCTCTAGAAGAAGCTTTGGGTTCATAGTTGCAATATCTGTTTCTACCTAGATTTGCTATCCTGGGTGCTTTTTCAATAGTTGATGTCATCACTGTCTACACATTTTCATTTGGTGGCTCATATTTTCTATATGAATGTGTTACTCGAAGGCATCCAGATTGTAGGTCCTGGATATTCCCAGCAGGTTGCTGGAAGGTGTGGCAGAAAAAAATACAACGTTTCAAAATTTCCCATACCTGCATCATTTCAACCAGAAGTATGATCCTTTCTGCATGCTTACGGCATGTCAAAAAACCTTGTATGCATAAAACCTGAAGATAtagaacaaaataaaataatatgagAATTCAACCTAAAGAGATAATAAACCCAAATGATAGCAACATAGGAACACAAAGAAAAATTAGACGCGTTCTTAGTACTTTAAAATAGTCGAAGAACTCGCTCGGTATTCCTTCAGCATCAGAATCCATGACCTAAAATAAGAATAATTTTGACGAGCGCCAGTATGTTAAGCAAACCACATTGAAAATGCAAAAGAATGAAATTTTTATAGCAAGTTCAATTCTACAGTACAAGAAATCATTAATATTGCAGTTAAAAACTGAGATAGAGCACTGACCTCTAGGAGTTCACGAGTTAGTTTAAAAGGTGCGCTCTCGAAATTTACTCCCCCTGGTGAATTTGATAGCATAAATCcaaaatcaatatgtatgacATGTCCTTCTTCATCCATCAGGAGGTTTCCATTGTGTCTATCTTTGACCTGGACATCATAACAATGTAGTTAAGAGACAGAGACCAATGTAACAGTCATAGAGTTAGCAGTTGTATACGGTGCGTAGAGCTTAGCTCCAGGGTGAATCAATATGCAAAAGAAATAGTAAAATCAACCAAGCGAAACTTAGGAACCATCTTACAAAACTAATTCGAAGGTAGCAAATTTTATGTTCACAACAACATGCTTAAAACATCATCAATCAACCTTTCGCATTCAAATTTGCACTTCCATTCACAAATAACTCACTTATGCGCTAGCTTTCTAAATATGCATACAAGGTACCAAATCCATGAATGGTGAATATACGATTTCATTATAGACCCGACTCATACGTTATATACATCTAATAATAAGAAAAAGTGAACACTCAAAGTTTTACAGGTGACCTAATCTAAACCTGCAAATTGAACAGCTCAGGCGAAATCTGATATTACGCACACAAAAAATTCTCACAAGCCTAAACAGAGGAAAAGAGCAACTACACATGCCAACATCAAATAACAATCCAGACTTTGGACAACTTCTTATTTGAGATTTAGCATCCACCCCTCTATAATCCAGAATGAATTACCAATAACCAGATAAATAGGGCTCGTAAAAATCCACCCATGGGAAAAAAGGCAGAGGAAGTTTTTCCGTGATGTTATTTGATGTGGATCTGTGGGTTAGAGTAAGCTAGTGCATGTGTAAAGCCCGCAGGCACAAAATTGAAGCCTCACCTGTAGAAGGTAACACATTATCGAATACCCAGCCATGCTCTCGACAAAATTTCTCTGCAACAATGGAAAGATTACTGAATAAATTGGTCATTCATATATACAAGCACAATTCGTTTCAAGTTTTGTCaaaaaagaatgaataaaaagtTCATATAAACTAGCTACTCAAAATGCAATTCTGAGTAGTGGTTAGTCTGAATAGTCTGCAGATTAATTCTGATATATGCCTACTTCTTGGCACCCTTGAGAGGTAGACATGCAAAAGGAGCAGATAATAATTATTTTGCAAGGATATATAGAATACATAGTTTCaagtaaaaataaatcacaaaggtTTAAGTTAGTAATACCTGGGCAAGCTTAAAAGATGGAGAATTTTCTTCATATTTAGCAATGAAAAACTCACGCAAGCTTGTGATGCTGGGAAACCTACTTTTTATAGAGTGTATTGAGGCCTAAAATAGGAATACTATTAGTTTAACTGAGAATTTAACaaattaattttctaaaataaagATCAGATAATAAAAGAAACGAACCGTATCTGGAATTGTCTCAATGAGAGCTGTATAAGAAGAAGTAACTAGGACTTCATATGGGCGAAGCCACAATGGAAGACCAGCTTCTTGAAATATATCTGATATCAATAACCAGAAAAGCAACTTTAATAGAAGGAACAAAAAGTCAGAGATATAAGCAATGAAGACCCTTACAGCTATTGGGTTTTGTAAAACTCTATCTTGACTGGTTCACAAACGTCCTAATTAGCCAAATATTTCATCTTTTCTATAATGAAACTAAGCTAATATATGAATGCCATGGTTGTGTATTAAAAAAATTACCACCAAGTGTGCCCATCCCAGGCATTAATCATATTCAGTTATGAGTAAAGATAATTACAAATTTTCTTGTGTTTAATCAATTTGGACAAGAAGCAAAATCAGCTAGGATAGTAAGGGGTATAGTGTAGCACAGTCTGGTTCAAGAACTATACTCGCACAAGATTATCTGACAGGCTGAGGTACTTACCATAGAAGTGAGACACAAGTTGCACAGCAAGATGCTCTTGCCTACAGTCATCCCCGCTCTTTACAATGACCTACAAAGAGGGAAAAAGAGCCAAATTGTCACAACCAGTGAATGCAGTTATGATATAGTTGACCTAAAAGTTTCAAGGTACAtagaacaaaagattttaccaaCCCAATGGGATCAGAGAACAAACAAAATTGTAATACGAGATTCAGGTGCAGCTATGAACTAGAATAGTCATAAGTTATATGAATATCGCCATGCTTTATACAGCCCTGAGCTATCTTGAGATTTATGAATGGTTATTACATATCATTTGAACAAGAAAGGTCCAAGGTTAGGCAGCAGCTATAAGCCCGCAACCTGTAGCCTTATTCAACAGACGACGGTCACCTTGAGATTTTATGAAAGGCTAGTACATGTCATGTGCAACTGTGAACTCGAAAGATCCTAAGTTACAGCAAGAGCGTTATTCAACTGTGCACTAGGCCTTGATTTATGAAATACAAGCACATATAGTGTGTACCAAAACAAAAACTCTACTTTCACAATAAGGAACAAAGTTATACACCAACGACTTACAGAACGCAATTCCCAACCAGGTATTTTTCCAAAGACTGAAGCTTTCCGAATTCGTTCTTTCTTAGCTTCCCAAAGTTCACCAGATAAGGCATCACTTGCCTTAGGAACACCACCATTTGAATCCTGAATCGATTGATTTAATCTTCCTCAGTACAAACTATACCAAATACTAATAAATTTATTAATGTGTAAAATATAATCCCTTCGGCTAGAGTTCACCTTAGATCGCGCCTCAGATGAACCTTGACCAGCCCCTTTTAGCGGCAGTCCAAGAGGTGCCTCTCCCTTAGCTGCAGCAGCCTACAAAAGGCAGTATTGAAAATTTAAGCACCAAAAGGTTGAAGTGGATGCgagattctaaagagaaaaaaaaaagcaacaagCATATATGATGTTGCTGTTGCAACTATTAATAAGATTAGTGCCATACAATGCCGAAAGACTTAAAACTAAAATATGTTGGCATATAAATAATGTTGCAATAATGACTGTATGGCACCCTTAAACAAATTGTGTGCTAGGAAAAATAGAATGGCTATAAATGATTGATTAGGTAAAGGGTTCGAGCTGGCTTCTTTTTTTGGGTCTTTATCAAGCTGACTCATGAAATATAGCTCACGAACAGGAGGGAACATGCATTGCCGGATATAATATCACAAGATATCTTGGTCGGTGTTGAGCTTACTTGCACTTTCACTAGGAAGGATCCTCCAATCCTCTAACCAGGCAGACAAATATGTGACTGTACTTCACACTTAATGCATTTCTATAACATTTATGACCCTACTAAATCTTTCACTTACAGGCCCACCTTTACTTCCTCTATAGCAATTGTGCTTGGAACACGGCGGTGCTCCTTGCGGCGGGGTGGCTGTTGaacctcgatatcctccatgttGACTCCAGGATCAGCTGTCAACACAACTCTTACCCATTCCAAATCATGATTATCTTGCATTCTTAACATCGAACTGGAATCCTTCGCACATTCACATTTATCAACTGCGGCTCCAGTGGAAACCGACGGATGCATACTGCCGTTGATTCTGCATTCTGTCTCAGCTAATTCACTGTCTTTTGACTGGCTAACCAATGGCTTTTCTACAGTGAGACTTACATTAACAAATTTCACTTTGGTCTCCCATAAATGAGCCATTGCATGATCAATGGCTTGAGAAGCAGATCTCAACATTCCATCTGTACCATTGCTGTTTACATCCCGTGGACTCCACAAAGGATATGCCCATGGAGGAGGCTTCGGCAGCTGTGCATCTCCGTTGGCCAAAGGAATCCCTCCACGCGATAGTTTTTGAGCATTGGATGTATCTTTAGTAGTGCTAAGTGAAGATATAAACTGAAGTGTTAGTATGATGGGTTTTAGCTACGAGGCATTAATTATTACAATACAAAATCCATAATGCAATTCCGCAAGTTACCTTGTTGTTTCACTTTTTAGAACTTCAACACATATCAAGTAAGGTGCCTTTTCCCTAGAATTCAAAAGAACAGCTTCATCCTCAGGTATATGAACCACCCTATACATCCCCTTTCCCATCGGAAAGCACACCCCTACAGGTACATCCTCAGGTATTTAAACTTCATACTGTTCAAGTATATCTAAGAAAACCAAATGGTAAAGGAAAGAACAATATGGTGAATAATGACCAATGTTTCAGAACTTCTCTATCTACATAATAAAGCACTTCAGAAATATGTTCAGTAGAAAATAACATATTGATGATCTCCAATCAAATTAGTGCAATTTTAACATCTGGCTGTAGAAGCATCAGACACAAATGCCATTCATCAATAGCCCCCAAAAAATCACTAAATTTGTATTTTATACTTTGAAGAAACCTCAGAATTTCCACACCGTGATGTTATTATTACCCATTTGCACTTCAGTCATTACCACCTAAATCTCTTTCAAACTAGTTGACTACACTTTTCAGATCACTACCCAGATAGCTCTTTGGTTTTTATAGTGAAATGTTCATATTTGGATCAGCCGATGTTATGGTTGTCAGTAACAAACACCCATTTTAGATGGTAAAGAATCAGCGGTAATATGATAACCAGCATTCAATCATATTAAcaccctaaactcatgaaacgaCTTATAAAAACCAGTTGAAGGACCGACTATATAGTAGGTGCATGGGCTTACATTATGACTTTTCTTGAATGCATTAAAGGATATATTTCAAAAATTTGTCACTATCTTGCAACTAATAGAGTGAAGTACATCTGAGGGTACAAAATTTCTTCCACCCGATCAACAGCATACACAGATCAGTCAGGATTAAAGTAATGTACCTCCATTGTTCTGGGCAGTGGCTACTTGAGCATTGATGTCCACGAGTGACTAGCAAGACAAGGAGCATAATGATAATATCATGAGTATGCTAACAAATAAACtaaatgaaggaatcatgtaaAACGAAAGCAAAACCAATCAACCTCGTGTAGAGCACTTTTGCGATCTTCTACTGGAAATATATCCACCAGGCCATAAGATGTATCACACAGATCTTGAACAAACTCCAATGAATCGTGATAAGCTCCTTTGCGTATCTGAGACGTAATCGGCAAGGGAGGTTTTGCATGTATATTGTCATTCTTTTGCTTTGGTGACCCTGGACGCTTCTGGCAAACAAACACCAAATATATAAACAAAAGTGAATGCCATAACAATCAAGATGTTAACAAGTGACACAGTAGTACATTATTACACCTCATAATTACTGATAATATAAGAGAACGACACATTACTACTAACATTGTGTGCTGGTCAAAAGACAAAACACAAACTGACTACACCTTCTTCGAAAGCGGTCGAGCTAATATCAACATGGACTGTTTAAGTTTAACATAATCTaaccttcttttcctttttcatttTACTGTGGTTTAGGCTTTTCCATACTCTTGGAACATTTTATGCTATGTCTCGTGTTGAAATTGCTCAAGACTGTCTACTGTTCTTAAGCAGTAGTCGTGCTCAAAATAGCCAATACAATACCGAATTCTGATGCCTGAGTTTGGTTAATAGTTCTGTTTACATATTTGTTTAGgtataattaaataattaaatatgTGTGGTGTTATAGATGCACGAAGACAAAGATGAACTAAAGCAGCAGACAGGTAGCAGCAATATTGAATCAAACAAATTTAACAGTAATAAATGTTCAGTTCCAAGTCTTAGTTTTACATCCAAAAACAGATACTCTTCGTCTCACAGTCAATTTACAGTTTGCTGTAGCTTCTCTATTGAGTGTTGTCACTATACTAATAATTGTTCTCTTAGGTGATGTTGAAGTCATGGAAATGAATTTCATCCCGAAACCGTGATATTGGCATTTTTTAAGTACTAACTGGTAGACTACCACGTCTAGTGATTTGCGGTCAGGTAATTACACTACCACGTCTGATTAATTCCATGCAATTAAATGCTCAGATtcaatatctaaaaaaaaatctataattcTACCAAAACTTCGGTGCTTAATATATGGTTGcagaaactaaaagcatgaaacaacaataaataattgaaactcaagctcATGTTTCATACTTATACTGACCTCTTTATTCTTCTTTGAACCAAACAACTCCGAATCTTCAACAGAGCGATCTCGATCTCTGAACAGTTTTTTGAAGAAGTTCTTGGTACCAGGACTGCTTTCAATTGGAGCATCAGAATTACCATTTTCACTCGGAACAGCAGATTTGGCATCTTCAGGATGCACACGAAACAATTTGCGAAATAACGGAAAGTCTAAAGgctcttcttcttcaacatttgAGCTTCTTCTATCTTCATCGTGGCCTTTATCGTTACCGTCCTTCTTGTCATCAAATTTCTCCTTAAAAAATTTACGGAAGAACCcatctttttcatcatcttctgatGACTTTGGTCCTACTTTGTCTTCGGAATCATTTTTGCTGTCGCGGAATATCCGTTTAAAAAACCCTTCAGAGCTAGATATAAGCTCCTCATCCTTTTCCTCTTCTTCGCCCGACTTAGGACCAACTACTTTGTCTTCAGATTCATTCTTGCTATCACGAAACAACCGCTTAAAAAACCCTTCTGAGCTCGACATAAGCTCCTCATCCTCTTCTTTACTGTCTCTGAGAAGTCTCTTAAAGAACCCATCCTTCTCCGATTCATCTACATCCTTACTGTCTCTCAAAAGCCTCTTAAAGAAGCCATCCTTCTCCGATTCATCTACATCCTTACTGTCTCTAAGAAGCCTCTTGAAGAAACCGTCCTTCTCTGTGTCATCATCGTCCTTCTCCACCGATTTGCGGAAAAGCAATGCGTCTCTGACTTTTGCCCCAGGAATAAACTTCTTGAAAATCTTGTTATCTTCAGGAGATTTACTACCTTCTTCCTGAAAAGAATTACTCCCTGAAGATGGCGAAAAGGATAATGACCTTTGCGTTGGCGGTGACAGTGACAAAAACCGTGGCGTCGACAGTAGCTTATTCAGAACTTGCTTTTTACTAATAGGACTAGATGGTGCATTTGGACGAACAAGAGGTGGCCACTCTCCCATCAAAGTTGCAGCTATCTGACACTTCTCCTGTATCCTACTAATCCCCTCATTATCATCTGAATCCTCAAGTTCCGCCATCAAAAACCATTGCACCTTCAACGCAATCTTCAACGACTTTGAACAGATATCAATCACAAATTTATCCAGAGACGGACTCGGCTTGTGTACCAACATGTAACATACTTGAAACAAATAACTCTCAATCCCCGAGAGTGGCAACGTATACATTCTATTACATAGATAGTCTCGCACACCTGTGTGTTCATGTTTGTATAAATAACTAACTGCGATCCACTCACAGAAAAACGCAGAATCAAAAAAACGAATCAACCAACCACTCTCTCCACTCTCACTAAGAAGATTAGGACGAACAATCTCACGTGGTGAATTATTCTCAGAGCTCCCACGATTTAACCCTAATAGTCTCACCATTATCAATCTACCATCATATGCTGCTAAAACCTAATTTGCAAAATATCAAATCCAAGAAAAAGTAATCCTACTCCTAAAATCTAATCAATCCCCAGTTAATAGACCAAATCCAGTAAAAAAATTCTTCCAAACTCAATACcagtagcaccaccaccaccagcagcaaaATTTAATCTGATCGGGTAGAGAAATGAAATGAAACTCAAAATTTCGATATGATCTTGGTTAATTAACGTTAAATTAGAaccagaaaccctagtttaaagTTGAATACAGCTTCGATTTCCTCTGATCAAAAGAATTGTAGAAAAATAATTAATTCGAAGAGAGTGAAACTTACCTAAATCAGGAGAAATGAAAATGAGAATGAGACTTGTTGTACCGACAGAGTAATGGTGAGAAAGAGGGATTTATCAGTAGTATGAATTTtgggaaaactagggttttcaaatttccttcttcttcttcgttgttgtttttgtttggcgaagaggagagagaaagatcaAACAACTAAACGCAGGGACATTTTTGGGACAATAATTTGATTGATAATATGATTTGCTAACGTGCGCTGTTCAGGTTAATGCCCATCACACGATATTTCTGATTTCAGTTGATACGCTGCCTCTCTGTATATCTACGCTCCAGCTCCACTAATCCAGACCAATTTTTGTTCTTTCTCGTGTCAAAAGACTGTTCAGCGGACtgggaaaataaaaatatattgtaCATGGTTTTAGCAGTCAATTGACAAGTAGAGCAAATGTCCTTACTTTGTTCATGGGGTGAGCATGAATGGTCCAACGCATCAATAAGATTCAATTCATTCTCAATTTGGCCAGAGAATTTTGAGCTCGTTCATGGATgggttgtgttagagcattgttcggtcgaactcgcatgcgttgctatttcaagcatgtttgttaatgttagtgatcaaaactataagtcttgatttctagcctatttatagatgtctcggtctaggacatagatagtgtagttgagcttagatctctcgatgttcatctcttgaagacgaagaactactaaggggagcttgtggaacttcttcgacaaaaggtatgtggagacttgaactcatctatcacttggaaagtctatttctactatctcatatattgagacataagtcgtgttacgatattgttttctctatacacatttgagatttcgagctgagtatatctcgcttacatatttctcgaaatatgtgttggtaagctttcgcttcgaccaagttcattttatatcatgagaaaattaccgagtaacatcttacatggtttatgtgatacaatcatttgatgtagacttggaatgtttcgataacgattatttcaatatcttgaaaattgctttgatgctaatagtgtgtgaaaacggctattatcattataaaagaatgtttcgatgattgaaataaagagttgatgatgtaaccatctttggatataagcatatatagtgtgttcgcacattagtgtataaatccataaaccggaaaccaagagtatgcatatgtgtgtatacgaaattggtgtaggagacaagataagtatgcgtacccgtatgcatactggcgtaagtttccgaaccgaaaatatctgctgagtttgggaattacaaactcctaaactagtcaccttaagtatgcgtacccgtacgcatactagcggaagttttcgaaccgaaaatttctgctgagtttgaaaacttaacaaactcaaaattcgGTTGCTTAAATACgaatacccgtacgcatatttaagctggttactttgtcaaatcggtcagttcatgaacttaaacatttgaatcataaggaacgcaatctttgcaaaccgtggctataatgttcatgattgattcaagtgaatcaaaccgatttggtttcaattatgttttctaaacaattgaacaaatctttaactagttccatttgagtcatttgaactagttatggttaagatgaataaggttgatatgagattaatcatatggctaacctcggttaactatttgtgaaccaacctggtgtacacgtttaggtacggttacataaacctaaatgagggtacatttcatttgtatgtaacaagctaagttccatctaacggttgaaagatattagcttggttgaatcaggttcttcatctaacggtgaatattataTTCTTTGTTAcctaggtaacttggattgcaaactctgatttgaaaactatataaaggacaactctagcaactgggtaaactaatccccacacctcatgtattgtgaggtgattgataatactaggctgttcttcgggaatataagaccggtttatcaattggttcatgttcaccttgatttatcaaaagacggaacaaaaactcttgagtatttatgtgggagacagatttattcaatcctatagacttttttgtgtgagacagatttgtctatcaagtcttcgactttgggtcgtagcaactcttagttgtgggtgagaccatctaaggtaatcaagtgtgtagtatactgctgggatcatagacgtaaggagcgcaactgtaccttgaatcagtgtgagattgattagggttcaactatagtccagtctgaagttaattggtagtaggctagtgtctgtagcggcttaatacagtatagcgttcaatctggactaggtcccggggttgttgatttacattgattgacacttgaacattgttggtgtttggtaccgttcaagtaaatcctcttatattcaatcaggctcgcagatttttatttgctgattgcggattgaattaagagttagagatattaaactctttgatatactttattatagattgagtctgactgtctagttaattctctaaagagtgtattggagtaagtcctctcagattgtcaaacgaattgttgggtgtggttgttacacccccgctttttcaattggtatcagagcaggaaaacacattaaagacctcataagtctgtgtttacaGCGATCtcatatggacaaaggtgttatctctataaacgtaccaccagtcttcgatggatctaattacttgtggtggaaaattgctatgtgtgcctttcttcaagcgcgtatttaatggctatgatgctccc includes the following:
- the LOC113288373 gene encoding phosphatidylinositol 4-kinase beta 1-like; this translates as MVRLLGLNRGSSENNSPREIVRPNLLSESGESGWLIRFFDSAFFCEWIAVSYLYKHEHTGVRDYLCNRMYTLPLSGIESYLFQVCYMLVHKPSPSLDKFVIDICSKSLKIALKVQWFLMAELEDSDDNEGISRIQEKCQIAATLMGEWPPLVRPNAPSSPISKKQVLNKLLSTPRFLSLSPPTQRSLSFSPSSGSNSFQEEGSKSPEDNKIFKKFIPGAKVRDALLFRKSVEKDDDDTEKDGFFKRLLRDSKDVDESEKDGFFKRLLRDSKDVDESEKDGFFKRLLRDSKEEDEELMSSSEGFFKRLFRDSKNESEDKVVGPKSGEEEEKDEELISSSEGFFKRIFRDSKNDSEDKVGPKSSEDDEKDGFFRKFFKEKFDDKKDGNDKGHDEDRRSSNVEEEEPLDFPLFRKLFRVHPEDAKSAVPSENGNSDAPIESSPGTKNFFKKLFRDRDRSVEDSELFGSKKNKEKRPGSPKQKNDNIHAKPPLPITSQIRKGAYHDSLEFVQDLCDTSYGLVDIFPVEDRKSALHESLVDINAQVATAQNNGGVCFPMGKGMYRVVHIPEDEAVLLNSREKAPYLICVEVLKSETTSTTKDTSNAQKLSRGGIPLANGDAQLPKPPPWAYPLWSPRDVNSNGTDGMLRSASQAIDHAMAHLWETKVKFVNVSLTVEKPLVSQSKDSELAETECRINGSMHPSVSTGAAVDKCECAKDSSSMLRMQDNHDLEWVRVVLTADPGVNMEDIEVQQPPRRKEHRRVPSTIAIEEVKAAAAKGEAPLGLPLKGAGQGSSEARSKDSNGGVPKASDALSGELWEAKKERIRKASVFGKIPGWELRSVIVKSGDDCRQEHLAVQLVSHFYDIFQEAGLPLWLRPYEVLVTSSYTALIETIPDTASIHSIKSRFPSITSLREFFIAKYEENSPSFKLAQRNFVESMAGYSIMCYLLQVKDRHNGNLLMDEEGHVIHIDFGFMLSNSPGGVNFESAPFKLTRELLEVMDSDAEGIPSEFFDYFKVLCIQGFLTCRKHAERIILLVEMMQDSGYPCFKGGPRTIQNLRKRFHLSLTEEQCVSLVLSLISSSLDAWRTRQYDYYQRVLNGIL